In the genome of Pseudomonadota bacterium, one region contains:
- a CDS encoding aspartate aminotransferase family protein has product MSDLLARRTRVLGPNMPTFYADPVHIVRGEGCWLWDADGKRYLDCYNNVAHVGHCHPRVVDAISRQAATLNTHSRYLHEGMVSYVERLVATFETDHQAILVCTGSEANDIALRMAQAATGKRGFIATDATYHGNTAAVSQLSTRRPPIGGYGDHVRFVPAPHTLAPLGGTPEGQGRAFAESVRTAIEALEANGAGFAGIMVCPIFANEGLPDLPDDFLAPTVSVVRDAGGLIIADEVQSGFGRTGRHLWAQGWMDLRADITTLGKPMGNGHPVAACLARPEIMAAFREAFGYFNTFGGNPVSAAAASTTLDVIEDDGLTAHAARMSSIVVDALRSADFRAEANIRGRGHFYAVELTRDNEPVPELAVWLMEELRRQGVLLGTIGPDRNILKLRPPMPFGEGHLDHLMTTLKKALATCPI; this is encoded by the coding sequence ATGAGTGACCTCCTCGCGCGACGGACACGCGTGCTGGGCCCGAACATGCCGACATTCTACGCCGACCCCGTCCATATCGTGAGGGGAGAAGGCTGCTGGCTCTGGGATGCGGACGGTAAGCGATACCTCGACTGCTACAATAACGTGGCCCATGTCGGTCATTGCCACCCGCGCGTCGTGGACGCGATTTCACGGCAAGCAGCGACGCTCAACACGCATTCCCGCTACCTACACGAAGGGATGGTGAGCTATGTCGAGCGGCTTGTCGCGACGTTCGAGACGGACCATCAGGCGATCCTCGTCTGCACTGGGTCCGAGGCGAATGACATTGCCCTCCGTATGGCGCAGGCGGCCACGGGGAAACGCGGGTTCATCGCGACGGACGCCACATACCATGGAAACACGGCAGCGGTCTCCCAGCTCAGCACGCGCCGCCCGCCCATAGGCGGCTACGGAGACCACGTGCGCTTTGTCCCCGCCCCGCACACCCTCGCCCCGCTCGGAGGGACGCCTGAAGGCCAGGGCAGAGCTTTTGCCGAGAGCGTCCGCACGGCCATCGAGGCGCTCGAGGCCAACGGGGCGGGCTTTGCGGGCATCATGGTCTGCCCGATATTCGCGAATGAAGGGCTCCCCGACCTTCCCGATGACTTTCTCGCCCCGACCGTTTCCGTTGTGCGAGATGCGGGCGGGCTCATCATCGCGGACGAGGTGCAGTCGGGATTTGGCAGAACCGGGCGACATCTTTGGGCGCAAGGTTGGATGGATCTCAGGGCCGATATCACCACGCTCGGCAAACCCATGGGCAACGGTCATCCGGTGGCAGCCTGTCTTGCCCGCCCAGAGATTATGGCAGCCTTCCGAGAGGCGTTCGGCTATTTCAACACCTTCGGTGGGAACCCGGTGAGCGCTGCGGCCGCTTCTACAACGCTGGACGTGATCGAAGACGACGGACTGACAGCCCATGCCGCGCGGATGTCATCGATCGTCGTTGACGCGCTCCGGTCCGCTGACTTTCGTGCGGAGGCAAATATACGCGGCCGCGGTCACTTCTACGCGGTCGAGCTGACCCGGGACAACGAGCCTGTGCCAGAGCTCGCGGTCTGGCTCATGGAGGAGCTGCGGAGGCAGGGGGTACTCCTTGGCACGATCGGGCCGGATCGCAACATCCTCAAGCTGCGCCCGCCCATGCCCTTTGGCGAGGGCCATTTGGACCACCTCATGACGACACTGAAGAAGGCGCTCGCCACATGTCCGATCTAG
- a CDS encoding D-lyxose/D-mannose family sugar isomerase yields MLRSTVNEIIAESNAFIRSHGVHLPPFAYLSPAELKAHVAHAPSIRERFLGWDITDYGEGKFEELGLFLFTTRNGLQSNIQSGRGMLYAEKVMIAGEHQISPMHRHVTKTEDIINRGGGDLVLELFKDDGAGQVDEGAPVEVVSDGRQLSLAGGAHLRLKPGESVTLEPHTWHAFWGDGGKVLIVEVSNVNNDRTDNIFRAPIGRFSTVKEDTDPSHLLVSDYDTWL; encoded by the coding sequence ATGCTCAGATCCACAGTCAACGAGATCATCGCCGAGTCGAATGCGTTCATCCGGTCCCATGGCGTGCACCTGCCGCCCTTCGCCTATCTCTCTCCGGCAGAGCTCAAGGCCCACGTCGCCCACGCCCCCTCGATCCGGGAGCGTTTCCTCGGTTGGGACATCACGGATTATGGAGAGGGGAAATTCGAAGAGCTCGGTCTTTTCCTCTTCACCACGCGCAACGGGCTCCAATCCAACATTCAAAGTGGGCGTGGCATGCTCTACGCCGAGAAGGTGATGATCGCGGGGGAGCACCAGATCAGCCCCATGCATCGCCATGTCACCAAGACAGAAGACATCATCAATCGCGGCGGGGGGGATCTCGTGCTCGAGCTCTTCAAGGATGACGGCGCGGGCCAGGTGGACGAAGGCGCCCCGGTCGAGGTCGTGAGCGATGGGCGTCAGCTGTCGTTGGCCGGGGGCGCGCACCTGCGCCTGAAACCGGGCGAGTCAGTAACGCTCGAGCCGCATACATGGCACGCCTTCTGGGGAGATGGTGGCAAGGTGCTGATCGTCGAGGTGTCGAACGTGAACAATGATCGAACGGACAACATTTTTCGCGCCCCGATAGGACGCT
- the arfB gene encoding alternative ribosome rescue aminoacyl-tRNA hydrolase ArfB, which produces MLQISRDITIEDWEMVETFARSSGPGGQNVNKVNTAVELRFEAERSPHLPDPVKRRLRRLAGRRWTQDGALIVQVQETRSQARNREIARERLKDLIQKALEKPKRRIPTRPTLASKKRRLKAKALTAEKKALRGRVSPNE; this is translated from the coding sequence ATGCTGCAGATCAGCCGGGACATCACGATCGAGGACTGGGAGATGGTGGAGACCTTCGCCCGCTCCAGCGGTCCGGGCGGGCAGAACGTGAACAAGGTCAATACGGCCGTGGAACTGCGCTTCGAAGCTGAGCGGTCTCCCCATCTTCCGGACCCGGTGAAGCGGCGGCTGAGACGGCTCGCGGGACGACGCTGGACGCAAGACGGCGCGCTCATCGTGCAGGTCCAGGAGACACGCAGCCAGGCGCGCAATCGAGAAATCGCGCGGGAGAGGCTCAAGGACCTGATCCAGAAGGCGCTCGAAAAACCGAAGCGCAGGATTCCGACGCGGCCCACCTTGGCATCAAAGAAGCGGCGCCTGAAAGCGAAGGCGCTGACCGCGGAAAAGAAGGCGCTTCGGGGAAGGGTGTCACCCAATGAGTGA
- a CDS encoding phosphotransferase, translated as MSDLADVARLWGNVEDAPALVAARENRVYYCTIDGQKLALRVHRAGYQSRMAIESELRWMSRLADLGFPCPRPVASGDQTFLKAVHGGQYASAVTWLEGRATGAGGRELPGTDEELRALYAAVGALIAAFHDATDAVETDDIQRPAWDADALLGEEPLWGRFWENPTLDGSEQELLLQVKAQAYDELVDMDAVDAGLIHADCLQENILATPAGLALIDFDDAGFGYRAYDLGTAMVQHLSHPKLPLLQDALLAGYGTLRIPPTLERLRFFTMLRALASCGWAISRAARAEAEQRALADRALAAVHHWMGES; from the coding sequence ATGTCCGATCTAGCTGATGTCGCCCGACTTTGGGGCAATGTGGAAGACGCTCCGGCACTCGTCGCTGCACGAGAAAACAGGGTCTACTACTGCACAATTGACGGTCAAAAGCTTGCTTTGCGTGTTCATCGTGCCGGGTATCAAAGCCGCATGGCGATCGAGAGCGAGCTGCGCTGGATGTCTCGCCTCGCTGATCTTGGCTTCCCCTGCCCGCGGCCCGTGGCATCTGGGGATCAGACATTCCTCAAGGCGGTACATGGCGGTCAGTATGCCAGCGCGGTCACGTGGCTCGAGGGGCGCGCCACCGGAGCAGGAGGCCGGGAGTTACCGGGCACGGATGAAGAGCTTCGCGCGCTCTACGCAGCCGTCGGTGCGCTGATCGCTGCATTCCACGATGCAACCGATGCCGTCGAGACAGACGATATCCAGCGCCCTGCATGGGACGCGGATGCGCTCTTGGGCGAAGAGCCGCTATGGGGGCGTTTTTGGGAGAATCCGACGCTCGATGGGTCTGAACAGGAGCTCCTCTTGCAGGTGAAAGCCCAGGCCTATGACGAACTCGTGGACATGGACGCCGTTGATGCGGGCCTCATCCACGCCGACTGCCTTCAGGAGAACATCCTCGCCACGCCCGCGGGTCTCGCGCTGATCGATTTCGACGATGCGGGCTTTGGATACCGCGCCTACGACCTCGGCACCGCGATGGTTCAGCATCTTTCCCATCCCAAGCTGCCCTTGCTGCAGGACGCGCTTTTGGCGGGCTATGGCACGCTGAGGATACCGCCGACCCTTGAGCGGCTGCGCTTTTTCACGATGCTGCGCGCGCTCGCCAGCTGCGGCTGGGCCATCTCGCGTGCAGCGAGGGCCGAAGCGGAGCAGCGCGCCCTGGCAGATCGGGCGCTCGCGGCGGTCCACCACTGGATGGGTGAGAGCTAG